Below is a genomic region from Kryptolebias marmoratus isolate JLee-2015 linkage group LG12, ASM164957v2, whole genome shotgun sequence.
NNNNNNNNNNNNNNNNNNNNNNNNNNNNNNNNNNNNNNNNNNNNNNNNNNNNNNNNNNNNNNNNNNNNNNNNNNNNNNNNNNNNNNNNNNNNNNNNNNNNNNNNNNNNNNNNNNNNNNNNNNNNNNNNNNNNNNNNNNNNNNNNNNNNNNNNNNNNNNNNNNNNNNNNNNNNNNNNNNNNNNNNNNNNNNNNNNNNNNNNNNNNNNNNNNNNNNNNNNNNNNNNNNNNNNNNNNNNNNNNNNNNNNNNNNNNNNNNNNNNNNNNNNNNNNNNNNNNNNNNNNNNNNNNNNNNNNNNNNNNNNNNNNNNNNNNNNNNNNNNNNNNNNNNNNNNNNNNNNNNNNNNNNNNNNNNNNNNNNNNNNNNNNNNNNNNNNNNNNNNNNNNNNNNNNNNNNNNNNNNNNNNNNNNNNNNNNNNNNNNNNNNNNNNNNNNNNNNNNNNNNNNNNNNNNNNNNNNNNNNNNNNNNNNNNNNNNNNNNNNNNNNNNNNNNNNNNNNNNNNNNNNNNNNNNNNNNNNNNNNNNNNNNNNNNNNNNNNNNNNNNNNNNNNNNNNNNNNNNNNNNNNNNNNNNNNNNNNNNNNNNNNNNNNNNNNNNNNNNNNNNNNNtcctgtacacttagtttagttctgtacatttagtcatgcttagatctgtttagtttagctactatttttgactgtcttagctcatgcttagatatgtctggttttactttggCTGTATAgtgggcctggggtacttttagatagtttggtgctgttagttttagttttagcttagtttagttctgtacatttagtcatgcttagatctgttggtttagcttagcttatttagacaattagttatcattgtatcttgtcatcttattttgtctgtaattttgttcattatcatgttctgtaactttgtctgtaattttgttcttgtgttgtaaagcactttgagttgccttgtgctgaaaagtgctatataaataaatgtatctaAAAGACATCCTTACAGGAAAAGGggattttaaaagaatgaaagcAACTGTATTACCTCCATAATACTCCCCATTCTCAAGATTTCAATGTTTTGTCAtgtaaaattaagaaaaaaattacagtgaAAATCAATCCAGATTGATTATATATAGTTCCAATGTGACATCACACTTACGGACACTCCCCCTTTCATCGCCATTACTATAGACAAGAAGTTCAGCCACGGCATAAGAGACATTGTTTTCAGTCGCAATGGTTGTTTCATGTTGGATTAAAGAACGTTCTAACTGCGCAGACAGTTTGTTAAAGCATAGTTTTCCACGACATTCCAAAAATCAGGAAACATGAAGGACCTGAAGTGGAGGAGTTGAGTGCAGAATATCAACAAGTCTGGCTGAAGAACATTAACCTCAAGGATCAGCCCTCTAAGACGCCCAGAATCTTCTTGGACCACTTTTGATTTTggtaaaagtaacatttaaaataaaaagaaaaagttctgtTAAGTTATATTAGAGTATAACTGTATGTGTGCTGGTTACATGATTTAGAACGTGTGCAACAGTGCTCACtggtgatgcacaaaaaatatcATGCAGATCGGATGAGGTATCAGGGAGATATAACTCTTCGACTATTATAGGGNNNNNNNNNNNNNNNNNNNNNNNNNNNNNNNNNNNNNNNNNNNNNNNNNNNNNNNNNNNNNNNNNNNNNNNNNNNNNNNNNNNNNNNNNNNNNNNNNNNNAATACTGAATTGTTCACAGATTTTCCATGGGTATGGGTCAATTAATGttttttccataaatgtgtAGCTTAGGAATCCATCTTTCATATTTATGCCAGCAAAATGGCCTACCTTGGTCCAAACTCTGGCAGTAGAGTAAGGAAAATTGCCATTTTTTGGAATTTTCCAAATTTGAATAAAGGTAGTCTTCTAAAACATGAATAGTGCCTTTACACTTAACGAGTACATATATATGTTATATGTTATATGTTAcacttctccaagtccacaaaacacatgtagactggttgggagaactcccatgcaccctcaaggaccctgctgagggcttagagctggtccagtgttccacggccaggacgaaaaccacagcttaatataattttatttttgaattaaaaaaaaaaataaaattttgaattaaaaaaaaaacaaaactgtagcatAATGCAATCTGATCAATAGTAGAACCTCAAATTAAGAAGGAACATTGCGTGTTCCATCCTGGCTTTTCATTAAAACGTAAAATGTGGAAGTAGTCAAACTGCAAGAACCATACAAGccagccccccaccccctcaccaaaaaaaaacaaaaacaagcaaacaccCACCCACCtccaaaaatgagaaaaaaacaataaaaccttaaacaaacaggaaaacaatagcgtgaatgctgactcacTAATTCACAGAACTTTTTTCTGATCAGGTAGCAGGTGTTGTGTATTATAAAACATTACATTGAACTACATCTGACACACATGAAAACCCTTGACACCAGACCAGCTTAGTCAACAACACTTCTTTGTCCTCAATAATTATGTTCAATTGTGCAGGGGTTTCTGAAAGGACAAATTAATACTTAACTGAAAGAGATTCATGATCTTTGAAACAGTTAGTGTTTTTGTCtacaaaagtgaaaaatgtttcttaaataaaatgaagtcatAACATCCAGTCTCATGGCTCACACTGCAGGAGAGTTCGGCTCTGTGTATGAAGGGGTCTTCACACCAGAGGAAGGAGGTGATATGAAGGTGGCGGTGAAAACTATGAGAGGTGTGTACTAGACCTTCAAGCCTCATCAGAACTTCTGTGTTCTACCTCAGCTTTCTGATCAGTTCTTTCTGTCATTATGTTTCTAGTTGGAATCTACAGCCAGGAGGACTTGCATGAGTTTTTGAAAGAGGCAGAAATTATGAAGAACTTTGATCACAAAAATGTTGTCAAACTACTCGGTAAGTAACTAAATGTCCAACTCACAACTCAGATGATTAAAAGAGGTTTACAACCAGGCCAGGTGCCAATATGCTTCTTAATATTCATGTTGATCTTTAAGAAGACTCTAGCTTCCTTTCAACCAGTCAGCAGATACATACCGTATGACACAAAGATGTATGCTTTTCCTGATAGTTGTAACTGTTTCCTCTACTTCAGCAAgaccaaatgtattttttcagtgGACTGAATGTTTAAaggttgaaacaaaaaccttaTGACAGATAGGTGTTTTTTGCAGGAGTCACTTTACAGAGAGAACAGGATGCTCCTCTGCCTGTTCCTTTGGTCATTCTTCCCTACATGAAACATGGAGACTTGCGTCGCTTTCTCATTGCTACGCGCTATGGTGATATTCCTATGGTAAGATCTAGATAACACAAATGAGTCACAAcacaaaattagcaaacaaagacataaagatggctgccgcagctaatcaatgGTATACAAAAGCCAATAGaagaatggctgtaactcagtcatttttacagatattgagttaaaaagtgatgtggctgtagctgaaagtcattcacaacacatactctgagtgttgCATGTCCCAATATCAAATGAAATCATGTATAACATtgctttcaaggtttgaccagaatgactacaactctgttttttctcagtgtaagatgattttagttttaaagtctgGCGTGAATGGtaacaggtgatatgcattccttcaagaaatgctagacctttcattatttttgaaagTGTCCTGAGTTCTCCTGTGATGTGTCATGTATTTACTGAGAGGTTCTTTAGTTTTCCTTTCTGTAAAGTTCTAAAGATTCACCCCACACTGCTCAGCTTGTTTTGGTGGTTTATCCCTGGGTTGAACCAGCTTTTATTAAGAATGCTGTTTGGTTTGAAATGCATAGAGATGCTGTATTTGGGGTAAAAATGTCCTTCtgagtttttaatgtgtttttctgaaatatCATGAAGCTGTTCCTTGTCCAGTTTGTGCCCCACCAGACACTCCTGAGATTCATGATTGACATCGCAGCAGGGATGGACTATTTAGGCTCACAGGGATTTTTGCACAGGGATCTGGCTGCTCGCAACTGCATGTGAGTCTTTCTTTGGAATAAGGGGGATGGAGACTCAAAGTCAAAGGgcctatgtttgtgtgtctggtaaACATTGTCTGCATCTGAGCAGTAAGCTACTCAAAGTTTCTAGCATACAGACTTAGGAATTTTTAGACAGTGTCTAAAAATTCCTAAGTTTTTAGACACTTTTGTCAgaatttttattctgttttttatttcagaaactcagtgatgatgatgcaaatgtgtttttctttgcacagGTTGGGTGATGACCTTAGGGTTTGTGTGGCTGACTTTGGCCTGTCCAAGAAAATCTACAGCAGTAATTACTACCGTCAGAAAGTAGCAATACGTGTGCCAATCAAGTGGATGGCCATTGAAAGCCTGTCTGAGTCAGTTTACACGATCAAAAGTGATGTGGTGAGTTTACCATGGAAAGGTTTGGGATTTAAGTACATTTAGTCATATCCAGCAATAAACATGTAATGTCTAACAACTCATAACTTTTTACACTGACACCCGGGAGTGGGTGGAatatcaggaaataaaaaagttaatgaagctaatgttttaaatgagaaaaaaggaaaggattTGACTGCTTCGACAGATGacaatcagaccctccaggattttgcgatgttgcgatcgcaactattaatgcaaaatcaagcaaaccccgcgaaatcgcaactttttgcaactttgcccaaaacactgcaactttaaccaaaataagcccaaataactcacgaagaagagatgtgacgtcacatctttttgacatcagaatgccgggagcgtgcaagagcagcgaccgaagccaaaatgtgcgccaATGCTttacatttgcccacaaagatttcagcaaaacaccgcagtgaagttagtttgaagttggatgttggatattcacGCTCCACAGAGTtggcggcgtctagctcacagctgacttagccgtccctaagtgaaccgccGTGCNNNNNNNNNNNNNNNNNNNNNNNNNNNNNNNNNNNNNNNNNNNNNNNNNNNNNNNNNNNNNNNNNNNNNNNNNNNNNNNNNNNNNNNNNNNNNNNNNNNNNNNNNNNNNNNNNNNNNNNNNNNNNNNNNNNNNNNNNNNNNNNNNNNNNNNNNNNNNNNNNNNNNNNNNNNNNNNNNNNNNNNNNNNNNNNNNNNNNNNNNNNNNNNNNNNNNNNNNNNNNNNNNNNNNNNNNNNNNNNNNNNNNNNNNNNNNNNNNNNNNNNNNNNNNNNNNNNNNNNNNNNNNNNNNNNNNNNNNNNNNNNNNNNNNNNNNNNNNNNNNNNNNNNNNNNNNNNNNNNNNNNNNNNNNNNNNNNNNNNNNNNNNNNNNNNNNNNNNNNNNNNNNNNNNNNNNNNNNNNNNNNNNNNNNNNNNNNNNNNNNNNNNNNNNNNNNNNNNNNNNNNNNNNNNNNNNNNNNNNNNNNNNNNNNgcaacttttcatcgcaacttttaggaaaatgccccgtgaaatcaggcattttagcccgcaacgaTTACAAAAAAggcctgcgaaatcctggaggtaCTGGACAATGCAGTGTTCTGATAAGAAACCATAGGTTCTGACATGCATGTTTATATTAGCTTGACACCTACAACCTACCTAAACATTACTACTGAACACACCTTCAACCAAACTAATAGTGCTGTAATTCCAGTGGGAGCTTTATTCACAATAACTCACTGTGCCATTCTGCAAAAGTAGTTTAATATTAGTTTGCGTACATCAACAAGTTTGTTTGTAGTGTTGGCCTGGCCTCTGAATTCTGCTGAGGGGTATTCTAGTAAGTTGACCCTGAGATTAGGGAAAGCTCTTAGTAGGTTAATCCTGAGTTGAGGTAAACAAAACTGTCACCATGGTTTTAACACATCTCACaacattttgcaatattgcatcaGACAGCGCAAAGCATcagctaaacaaacaaatctaatCCATCAGACCACCTAAAATGTTCCAGGACTTTAAAGATCTGCTACAAACAGTTTTGTGGCATTTAAACCAGCACACCTTCAGAGGTCTAATCCCTGTATCATTGAGTCACAGCTAGCTTGGCAGCAAACATTTGAAATACGCAATATAAAGAGGGTGGTTCTAATGTTAAACCCAGCAGATAATATTTGTTGCATTTACAGCTTTAATCATCttcttgtttctgtcttcagtGGTCATTTGGAGTAACTATCTGGGAGATTGTGTCCCGAGGAAAAACTCCATATCCTGGTGTTCACAACTACGAATTGCTGGACCTGCTGTTGTCTGGACACAGACTGAAACCACCTGTGAACTGTGATCACAAACTGTGAGTGTCTGCTTtttccacccatccatccatccatccatccatccatccatccatccatccatccatccatccatccatcttcttccgcttatccggggtcgggtcgcgggggtagcagcctaagcagggagacccagactccAAAATCTCCTGATAGGTAACTGCATTGACCCTGCCCTTGATAAAACACAGTGGACCAACACCAGCAGCTGACATGGCACCTCAGACCATCACTGACTGTGGGTACTTGACACTGGACTTCTGGCATTCTGGCATTTCCTTCTCCCCAGTCTTTCTCCAGACTCTGGCACCTTGATTTCCGAATGACATGCAAAATTTGCTTTCATCCGAAAAAAGTACTTTGGAC
It encodes:
- the LOC108229774 gene encoding tyrosine-protein kinase receptor TYRO3 (The sequence of the model RefSeq protein was modified relative to this genomic sequence to represent the inferred CDS: added 262 bases not found in genome assembly), with product MAVILIVMCVLRKNYSKVRSDQEMELLPVNTGISYIRSQTAEAVPQQSKVSDGVIQLLEGFGGRLMANLKEVLVERNQLTLGKELGKGEFGSVYEGVFTPEEGGDMKVAVKTMRVGIYSQEDLHEFLKEAEIMKNFDHKNVVKLLGVTLQREQDAPLPVPLVILPYMKHGDLRRFLIATRYGDIPMFVPHQTLLRFMIDIAAGMDYLGSQGFLHRDLAARNCMLGDDLRVCVADFGLSKKIYSSNYYRQKVAIRVPIKWMAIESLSESVYTIKSDVWSFGVTIWEIVSRGKTPYPGVHNYELLDLLLSGHRLKPPVNCDHKL